Proteins from one Blattabacterium cuenoti genomic window:
- a CDS encoding CTP synthase produces the protein MKTKYIFVTGGVTSSLGKGIVSASLGMLLKARGYKITILKLDPYFNIDPGTLNPYEHGECFVTKDGAETDLDLGHYERFLNQSTTKENNVTSGLIYKTVIDNERKGNYLGKTVQVIPHITNEIKRRIKILGESKNYDIIITEIGGTVGDIESLPYIESVRQLKWELGKFNGLVIHLTLLPYITVTGEIKTKPTQHSVRSLMENGIQADIIICRTEKHISKEIREKLALFCNVKPKHVIESIDTKIIYEIPFLLHFQNFDKVVLNHLNLSTIISPNLKKWKIFIKKYKNPKYETKIALVGKYVSLHDSYKSIIEALIHAGTENDTYVNIKWIYSEMIKEKNIKKNFEGISGILVAPGFGNRGIEGKILATKYARENKIPFLGICLGMQIAIIEFARNVLGLKKAESYETNPYTSHPVISLMEKQKKIIHKGGTMRLGNWKCSLIEGSKIFSIYGGKKDIFERHRHRYEFNNNYLECFSNAGMKPVGINPETGLIEAIELENHVFFLGVQYHPEYKSTVKNPHPLFINFIQVSKNYKDIDHQNSSYI, from the coding sequence ATGAAAACAAAATATATTTTTGTTACAGGAGGAGTAACTTCTTCTTTAGGAAAAGGAATAGTTTCAGCTTCATTAGGAATGTTATTAAAAGCTAGAGGATATAAAATTACGATTCTAAAATTAGATCCTTATTTTAATATAGATCCAGGTACTTTAAATCCTTATGAACATGGAGAATGTTTTGTAACTAAAGATGGAGCAGAAACAGATTTAGATTTAGGTCATTATGAGAGATTTTTAAATCAATCTACTACTAAAGAAAATAATGTAACATCTGGATTGATTTATAAAACAGTCATAGATAATGAAAGAAAAGGAAATTATTTAGGAAAAACAGTACAAGTTATTCCTCATATTACTAATGAAATTAAAAGACGTATTAAGATATTAGGAGAATCAAAAAATTATGATATTATTATTACTGAAATAGGAGGAACAGTAGGAGATATAGAAAGTTTACCATATATTGAATCAGTACGTCAATTAAAGTGGGAATTAGGAAAATTTAATGGATTGGTAATTCATTTAACATTACTTCCATATATTACAGTTACTGGAGAAATAAAAACAAAACCAACACAACATTCTGTTCGTAGTTTAATGGAAAATGGAATACAAGCAGATATTATTATTTGTAGAACAGAAAAACATATTTCTAAAGAAATTAGAGAAAAATTAGCATTATTTTGTAATGTAAAACCAAAACATGTTATAGAATCAATTGATACTAAAATTATATATGAAATTCCTTTTTTATTACATTTTCAAAATTTTGATAAAGTAGTATTAAATCATTTAAATTTATCAACTATTATTTCTCCTAATTTAAAAAAATGGAAAATTTTTATTAAAAAATATAAAAATCCTAAATATGAAACAAAAATAGCATTAGTTGGAAAATATGTTTCTTTACATGATTCTTATAAATCAATTATTGAAGCATTAATTCATGCAGGTACTGAAAATGATACTTACGTTAATATAAAATGGATTTATTCAGAAATGATAAAAGAAAAAAATATTAAAAAAAATTTTGAAGGAATTTCAGGAATTTTAGTTGCTCCAGGATTTGGAAATAGAGGAATAGAAGGAAAAATTCTTGCAACAAAATATGCAAGAGAAAATAAAATTCCATTTCTTGGAATATGTTTAGGAATGCAAATTGCTATAATAGAATTTGCAAGAAATGTTTTAGGATTAAAAAAAGCAGAAAGTTATGAGACAAATCCATATACTTCTCATCCTGTTATATCTTTAATGGAAAAACAAAAAAAAATAATTCATAAAGGAGGAACTATGCGTTTAGGAAATTGGAAATGTTCTTTAATAGAAGGTTCTAAAATATTTTCTATTTATGGAGGAAAAAAAGATATTTTTGAAAGACATCGACACAGATATGAATTTAATAATAATTATTTAGAATGTTTTTCTAACGCTGGAATGAAGCCAGTTGGAATTAATCCAGAAACAGGATTAATAGAAGCAATAGAGTTAGAAAATCATGTTTTTTTCTTAGGAGTTCAATATCATCCAGAATATAAAAGTACAGTAAAGAATCCGCATCCTTTATTTATTAATTTTATACAAGTTTCTAAAAATTATAAAGATATTGATCATCAGAATTCTTCTTATATATGA
- a CDS encoding YidC/Oxa1 family insertase periplasmic-domain containing protein, whose product MKDKNLDYNSIIGLFLILFILTIFTYFNINNNNKESKKEYKKIIFFKKKEKNNLFILENNVLRLKISNIGGIINEVLLKKYKAYDPLLSYHTKNLYLIKNSSFLYKMSFLNNKGLNINTENLLFKPLLFNNTKKYNKILIMRAKNPYGKGFLDYIYTIGKNNQYDIGFSIKTTNFFPFKESVSINLEQKILSLEKDRDWENSYTQAYYSNNNNNSIKYLSEKKTEEKNLSNINWIAHKQQFFASIFKPEKILKHIFIRSYNFSSGNSLKKIQFKTFIKKKENEEFNFSFRFYFGPLDFYLLKDYKNGFENIIPFGWGFLKWINKYFFLIIFQLLEKTNLNYGIIIILMTIVVKLILAPITYKQYKLSAIMKLIRPEIEKLNKDYKNNEDAFKKQKAMMNLYKKVGVNPMSGCVSTLFQIPIFYSLFKFFPTIINLRGKSFLWVDDLTSYDSILELPFFIPFYGNHISLLTLLYSLALFFYTKLSNNDKKDFSQNEHNTIPDINFLLYLMPIIMLFFINSYASALSLYYFISNIINICFLFLIKKFMLNEEKILMNIQEKKI is encoded by the coding sequence ATGAAGGATAAAAATTTAGATTATAATTCTATAATAGGACTATTCCTTATATTATTTATTTTAACGATTTTCACATATTTTAACATTAATAATAATAATAAAGAATCAAAAAAAGAATATAAAAAAATAATTTTTTTTAAAAAAAAAGAAAAAAATAATCTTTTTATATTAGAAAATAATGTTTTAAGATTAAAAATATCTAATATAGGAGGAATAATAAATGAAGTTCTTTTAAAAAAATATAAAGCATATGATCCTTTATTATCATATCATACAAAAAATCTGTATTTAATAAAAAATTCTAGTTTTTTATATAAAATGTCTTTTTTAAATAATAAAGGTTTAAATATTAATACAGAAAATTTATTATTTAAACCTTTATTATTTAATAATACAAAAAAATATAATAAAATTCTTATAATGAGAGCTAAAAATCCTTATGGAAAAGGTTTTTTAGATTATATATATACAATTGGTAAAAATAATCAATATGATATTGGTTTTTCTATAAAAACAACAAATTTTTTTCCTTTTAAGGAATCAGTTTCTATCAATTTAGAACAAAAAATTTTATCTCTAGAAAAAGATAGAGATTGGGAAAATTCCTATACTCAAGCATATTATTCTAATAATAATAATAATTCTATAAAATATTTATCTGAAAAAAAAACAGAAGAAAAAAATTTATCCAATATAAATTGGATTGCTCATAAACAACAATTTTTTGCTTCTATATTTAAACCAGAAAAAATATTAAAACATATTTTTATTCGATCTTATAATTTTTCTTCAGGAAATTCTTTAAAAAAAATTCAGTTTAAAACTTTTATAAAAAAAAAAGAAAATGAAGAATTTAATTTTTCTTTTCGTTTTTATTTTGGACCTTTGGATTTTTATTTATTAAAAGATTATAAAAATGGATTTGAAAATATTATTCCATTTGGATGGGGTTTTTTAAAATGGATTAATAAATATTTTTTTCTAATAATTTTTCAATTATTGGAAAAAACAAATTTAAATTATGGAATAATTATTATTTTAATGACTATAGTAGTAAAACTTATATTAGCTCCAATTACTTATAAACAATATAAATTAAGTGCTATAATGAAATTAATTCGTCCAGAAATAGAAAAATTAAACAAGGATTATAAAAATAATGAAGATGCTTTTAAAAAACAAAAAGCTATGATGAATTTATATAAAAAAGTAGGAGTAAATCCCATGTCAGGGTGTGTTTCTACATTATTTCAAATTCCTATTTTTTATTCATTATTTAAATTTTTTCCTACTATAATTAATTTAAGAGGAAAATCTTTTCTATGGGTAGATGATCTTACTTCATATGATTCAATTCTTGAATTACCTTTTTTTATACCTTTTTATGGTAATCATATAAGTTTACTAACTTTATTATATTCATTAGCATTATTTTTTTATACAAAATTAAGTAATAATGATAAAAAAGATTTTTCTCAAAATGAGCATAATACTATTCCTGATATAAATTTTTTATTATATTTAATGCCTATTATAATGTTATTTTTTATAAATAGTTATGCTTCTGCTTTATCTTTATATTATTTTATTTCTAATATTATAAATATTTGTTTTTTATTTTTAATTAAAAAATTTATGTTAAATGAAGAAAAAATTTTAATGAATATTCAAGAAAAAAAAATATAA